The Winogradskyella schleiferi genome has a window encoding:
- a CDS encoding ABC transporter ATP-binding protein, whose translation MDYIKKLSRFIVPYKKYAFLNIFFNVLYALFGTLSFVSLMPMLKVLLKTAEPIAEKPLRSNYDGILEYGNYLEDSLNFFITQKIEADGQYSVLIIMICVVLATFLLKNAAGYFSNFFLAYLRNGILKDIRNELYQKTVSLPISYFSEKRKGDIIARISADVNEIQNSLLAILELLVREPLTIIFTIIVMFTISLKLTIFVFIFIPISGIIISRVGKSLKKHSQRVQEENGAFLSVLDETLNGLKVIKGFNAERKFTSTFKNSTSRLYKFSNDLAHRQNLASPTSEFLGIVVIAVILLYGGQMVLVDKTLTSDQFITYMALAYNILTPAKAISKATYKVKAGNASADRVLDILNTESSIQDVENARVKTDFNSDIKLNNISFKYEDDLVLKNFTLQVPKGKSVALVGQSGSGKSTIANLVTRFYDVNEGSISIDGEDIKDITKHSLRRLMGLVTQDSILFNESIKNNILLGKEDATDEEIIDALKIANAWEFVKDLSKGIDTNIGDAGGKLSGGQKQRLSIARAVLKNPPIMILDEATSALDTESERLVQDALENMMKNRTSIIIAHRLSTIQNADEIVVMNKGEIAEQGTHAELIAKNGVYRKLVDMQSFD comes from the coding sequence ATGGATTATATAAAAAAGTTATCACGGTTTATTGTTCCGTACAAAAAGTATGCGTTTCTAAATATTTTCTTCAACGTTTTATATGCCCTTTTTGGAACATTATCGTTTGTTTCTCTAATGCCAATGTTAAAGGTATTACTGAAAACAGCAGAACCTATTGCTGAAAAACCACTAAGATCTAATTACGATGGGATTCTAGAATATGGCAACTATCTTGAAGATTCTCTTAACTTTTTTATTACCCAAAAAATTGAAGCGGACGGTCAATACAGCGTATTAATTATAATGATTTGTGTTGTATTGGCTACTTTTTTACTTAAAAATGCGGCTGGATACTTTTCAAATTTCTTTTTAGCATATCTTAGAAATGGTATCTTGAAAGATATTAGGAATGAACTCTATCAAAAAACTGTAAGCCTTCCTATATCCTATTTTTCAGAAAAACGAAAAGGCGATATTATAGCTCGAATATCGGCTGACGTCAACGAAATTCAGAATTCATTGTTGGCTATTTTAGAATTACTAGTAAGAGAACCGCTAACCATCATTTTCACAATTATTGTGATGTTTACCATAAGCCTAAAACTTACCATTTTTGTATTCATATTTATCCCTATTTCTGGTATAATTATATCTAGAGTAGGTAAAAGTTTGAAAAAACATTCGCAACGTGTACAAGAAGAAAATGGTGCATTTTTGTCGGTGTTGGATGAAACCTTAAACGGTCTAAAAGTCATCAAAGGGTTTAATGCTGAAAGAAAATTTACGTCAACATTTAAAAACTCAACGTCTAGATTATACAAGTTTTCAAATGATTTAGCCCATAGACAGAATCTGGCGTCGCCAACTTCAGAATTCCTCGGTATTGTTGTAATCGCAGTTATTCTATTGTATGGAGGGCAAATGGTCTTGGTTGATAAAACCTTGACTTCAGATCAATTCATTACCTATATGGCTTTGGCCTACAATATTTTAACACCGGCAAAAGCAATCAGTAAGGCAACTTACAAAGTAAAAGCAGGCAATGCATCTGCAGATCGTGTCTTAGATATCTTAAATACAGAATCAAGCATTCAAGATGTCGAGAACGCTAGAGTAAAAACTGATTTTAATTCTGACATAAAACTAAATAATATTTCGTTTAAGTATGAAGACGACTTGGTTCTTAAAAACTTCACTCTTCAAGTCCCTAAAGGAAAAAGTGTTGCTTTGGTTGGACAATCTGGAAGTGGCAAAAGTACCATTGCGAATCTCGTTACCCGTTTTTATGATGTTAATGAAGGCAGCATTTCCATTGATGGCGAAGATATAAAAGACATTACAAAACATTCTTTGCGACGTCTAATGGGATTGGTAACACAAGATTCCATTTTGTTTAATGAGAGTATTAAAAACAATATACTTTTAGGTAAAGAAGATGCTACTGACGAAGAAATCATAGATGCTTTAAAAATTGCGAATGCCTGGGAATTTGTAAAGGATTTATCAAAAGGAATTGATACTAATATTGGAGATGCTGGTGGTAAATTGTCTGGAGGACAAAAACAACGCTTAAGTATTGCAAGAGCTGTGCTAAAAAACCCGCCAATTATGATTTTAGATGAAGCGACCTCAGCTTTAGATACCGAAAGCGAACGTTTAGTACAAGATGCGCTTGAAAATATGATGAAAAATAGAACCTCTATCATTATAGCACATAGACTCTCAACAATTCAAAATGCTGATGAAATTGTAGTGATGAACAAAGGTGAAATTGCAGAACAGGGCACGCACGCTGAATTGATCGCTAAAAATGGTGTGTATAGAAAACTTGTTGACATGCAGAGTTTTGATTAG
- a CDS encoding RNA polymerase sigma factor produces the protein MIDESEFIERLQNPLSKEAAFRELLQLYKERLYWHIRKIVLNHDDADDVLQNTFIKVHRSIDKFKGESKLFSWLYRIATNESITLINKNAKRLQITNEEHQNRAIDNLTSDDYFDGDAIQLKLQKAIATLPQKQQLVFNMRYFEELKYKDMSEILDTSEGALKASYHIAAKKIEAYLTSD, from the coding sequence TTGATTGACGAATCAGAATTTATAGAGCGTTTACAAAATCCTTTATCTAAAGAAGCGGCTTTTAGAGAACTGCTGCAGCTCTATAAAGAACGTTTATATTGGCATATAAGAAAAATTGTACTGAATCATGATGATGCTGACGATGTGCTTCAAAATACGTTTATAAAAGTCCATCGTAGCATTGACAAATTTAAAGGAGAAAGCAAGTTGTTTTCTTGGCTATACAGAATAGCTACAAATGAGTCCATTACACTCATCAATAAGAATGCTAAACGCTTACAGATTACAAACGAAGAACATCAAAACAGAGCTATAGATAACTTAACCTCAGATGATTATTTTGATGGTGATGCTATTCAACTTAAATTACAAAAGGCAATAGCAACCTTACCACAGAAACAACAATTGGTTTTTAACATGCGCTATTTTGAGGAGTTAAAATATAAGGACATGTCGGAAATTTTGGATACTAGTGAAGGTGCACTAAAGGCCTCCTATCATATTGCCGCAAAGAAAATAGAAGCCTATTTGACTTCAGATTAA
- a CDS encoding sensor of ECF-type sigma factor has protein sequence MKTFHILLLTLFVSASVFAQRPDREKIKALKIAHITEQMDLSKKEAQKFWPIYNDNEDAEDQLREKFSALRNEKSANELTESEAETYLLNMISIEKEKTELRSKLLNDLLEILPAKKIVALVQAEKSFRRKMIEEYKERQRRMKKN, from the coding sequence ATGAAGACATTTCATATTTTACTCCTAACCTTATTCGTTTCTGCGAGTGTATTTGCACAACGACCAGATAGAGAAAAAATAAAAGCTCTAAAGATTGCTCATATTACCGAGCAAATGGATTTATCCAAAAAGGAAGCGCAAAAATTTTGGCCAATTTATAATGACAATGAAGACGCTGAAGATCAACTTAGGGAAAAGTTTAGCGCTCTGCGCAATGAAAAATCCGCAAATGAATTAACCGAAAGTGAAGCGGAAACATATCTTCTTAACATGATTAGCATAGAAAAGGAAAAAACAGAATTACGCTCCAAATTGCTCAACGATTTATTGGAAATTTTACCAGCAAAAAAAATTGTTGCCCTTGTACAAGCAGAAAAATCATTCAGACGTAAAATGATTGAAGAATACAAAGAGCGTCAAAGAAGAATGAAAAAGAATTAA